The Elaeis guineensis isolate ETL-2024a unplaced genomic scaffold, EG11 Super_Scaffold_31900, whole genome shotgun sequence genome window below encodes:
- the LOC140850921 gene encoding ferredoxin C 1, chloroplastic-like — protein MATATSLLNFATATKPFLLQPSPRHQKNHQALPLRRRAALAAAYKVTIEHEGTARTIEVGPEETILGRALEEGLSVPHDCKLGVCMTCPARLLAGEVDQSEGMLSDDVVERGYALLCASYPRSDCRIRTIPEDELLSLQLATAND, from the coding sequence ATGGCCACAGCGACGAGCCTCCTCAACTTCGCCACCGCCACCAAGCCCTTCCTCCTCCAACCCAGCCCACGCCACCAGAAGAACCACCAAGCCCTCCCCCTCCGCCGTCGGGCGGCGTTGGCGGCGGCGTACAAGGTGACGATCGAGCACGAGGGAACGGCAAGGACGATCGAGGTGGGGCCGGAGGAGACGATCCTGGGGCGGGCGCTGGAGGAGGGGCTGTCGGTGCCGCACGACTGCAAGCTGGGGGTGTGCATGACGTGCCCCGCCCGGCTGCTGGCCGGCGAGGTGGACCAGAGCGAGGGGATGCTGAGCGACGACGTGGTGGAGCGCGGCTACGCCCTCCTCTGCGCCTCCTACCCCCGCTCCGACTGCCGCATCCGCACCATCCCCGAGGACGAACTCCTCTCCCTCCAGCTCGCCACCGCCAACGACTGA